A genome region from Gymnogyps californianus isolate 813 chromosome 4, ASM1813914v2, whole genome shotgun sequence includes the following:
- the PPEF2 gene encoding LOW QUALITY PROTEIN: serine/threonine-protein phosphatase with EF-hands 2 (The sequence of the model RefSeq protein was modified relative to this genomic sequence to represent the inferred CDS: substituted 1 base at 1 genomic stop codon), whose product MGSGSSVNANYKYSLQKSENAFKAAVLIQQWYRRYVARLEMRRRCTWRIFQSIEYACEQDQIKLHNFFSYLVDHFTPSSSKERDFISRMFISGESFKEAELEKYCDYESMEVPDSYTGPHLSFPLLPDHATALLEAFKQKQQLHARYVLNLLHETRKHLKQLPNISHVSTCYSEEVTVCGDLHGQLDDLFLIFYKNGLPSPSKSYVFNGDFVDRGKQSLEILIILFTFLLIYPKEVHLNRGNHEDHMVNLRYGFCAGLIAMSRVXLRNPAELPFSCSFSYGFTKEVMQKYKVHGKKILKMIQNVFCWLPLATLIDQKVLIIHGGISDTTDLDMLEKIQRNKFISVLRGKKRKDSNRNVEIQELNGESKVEADPAGNEAAPSLSLQPRPAQAPSMSNRLEFSRWVRQTVQEQIEWCRRLVDISESESEELTYSSVVSLTDLDGPCWTRQEEWKQILDILWSDPMPQEGCRVNTVRGGGCYFGPDVTAKILEKYNLQFLIRSHECKQEGYEFCHNRKVLTIFSASNYYEIGSNRGAYVKLGPDLVPHFVQYQANKTAHTLTMTQRISRVEESAFRALREKLFAHTSALISAFKAYDKDNTGRITLSNWATAVESVLHLGLPWRMLRPQLVRSTADGMLEYKSWLDDLAMEQRSQEHIQSSLLEVIYRNRSNLETIFRIIDRDHSGLISFEEFHQTWKLFSSHMNIELTDDGINDLVRSIDFNKDGNIDFNEFLEAFRLVKQSQ is encoded by the exons CTTTCAAGGCAGCCGTCTTGATCCAACAGTGGTATAGGCGCTACGTTGCTCGGCTGGAAATGCGCCGACGTTGCACCTGGAGAATCTTTCAATCCATTGAGTACGCATGCGAGCAGGATCAGATCAAG CTTCACAACTTCTTCAGTTACCTCGTGGACCACTTCACACCAAGTAGCAGTAAAGAGA GGGATTTTATCAGTCGCATGTTCATAAGCGGGGAAAGCTTCaaagaggcagagctggaaaaatactgtgacTATGAATCCATGGAGGTGCCAGACTCCTACACTGGACCCCATCTCTCTTTCCCACTCCTTCCTGACCATGCGACTGCCTTGCTGGAAgctttcaaacagaaacaa CAGCTCCACGCTCGCTATGTCTTAAACCTTTTGCATGAGACCAGGAAGCACCTCAAGCAGTTGCCAAACATCAGTCACGTCTCCACCTGCTATAGCGAGGAGGTCACCGTGTGCG GAGACTTGCACGGCCAGCTGGATGACTTGTTCCTCATATTTTATAAG AATggccttccttccccttccaagTCCTACGTGTTCAATGGGGACTTTGTAGACAGAGGCAAACAGTCCCTGGAGATCCTCATCATCCTCTTTACCTTCCTCTTGATCTATCCAAAGGAGGTTCATCTCAACCGCGGGAACCACGAGGATCACATGGTCAACTTACGGTACGGGTTCTGTGCGGGGCTGATCGCGATGTCAAGGGTGTGACTGCGAAATCCCGCTGAACTTCCTTTCTCCTGTTCCTTTAGCTACGGTTTCACCAAGGAGGTAATGCAGAAATACAAG GTGCATGGGAAGAAAATCTTGAAGATGATTCAGAATGTCTTCTGCTGGCTGCCCCTGGCCACCTTGATTGATCAGAAAGTCCTCATTATACACGGGGGCATCTCTGACACCACGGATCTGGACATGCTTGAGAAAATTCAAAGGAACAAA tttatttctgtattaagagggaagaaaagaaaggactCCAATAGAAATGTGGAAATACAGGAATTAAATGGGGAGAGCAAAGTAGAAGCTGACCCTGCAGGGAACGAGGCAGCCCCCAGTTTGTCTCTGCAGCCCCGGCCGGCCCAGGCTCCCAGCATGTCCAACAGGCTGGAGTTTTCCAGGTGGGTCCGGCAGACGGTGCAGGAGCAAATCGAGTGGTGCCGCCGGCTGGTGGACATCAGCGAGTCGGAGTCGGAGGAGCTCACCTATTCCAGCGTGGTCTCCTTGACGGATTTGGATGGGCCATGCTGGACTCGCCAGGAGGAGTGGAAGCAG ATTTTAGACATTCTCTGGAGTGACCCCATGCCTCAGGAGGGCTGCAGAGTAAACACAGTGCGAGGCGGTGGCTGCTACTTTGGGCCTGACGTGACAGCGAAGATCCTTGAGAAGTACAACTTGCAGTTCCTCATCCGCTCCCACGAGTGCAAGCAAGAGGGCTATGAGTTCTGTCACAACCGGAAG GTGCTGACCATATTTTCAGCCTCAAACTACTATGAGATTGGCAGCAACAGGGGAGCTTATGTGAAGCTGGGACCAGACCTCGTCCCCCATTTTGTTCAGTACCAAGCGAACAAGACAGCTCATACTCTCACTATGACCCAAAG AATCAGCAGAGTAGAGGAGTCAGCCTTTCGAGCCTTGCGGGAAAAGCTCTTTGCTCACACCTCAGCCCTCATCAGCGCGTTCAAGGCCTACGATAAGGACAATACGG GAAGGATCACGCTGAGCAACTGGGCAACAGCAGTGGAGTCAGTCTTGCACCTGGGATTGCCCTGGCGAATGCTGAGACCGCAGCTGGTGCGCAGCACGGCGGACGGCATGCTGGAATACAAGTCCTGGCTGGACGACTTAGCCATGGAGCAGCGGAGCCAAGAG CACATCCAGTCGAGCTTGCTGGAAGTCATTTATCGAAACAGATCCAACTTGGAGACCATATTCAGGATCATAGACAGAGATCATTCAG GTCTCATCTCATTTGAGGAATTCCACCAAACCTGGAAGCTGTTCAGCTCCCACATGAACATTGAACTCACGGATGACGGCATCAACGACTTAGTTCGCAGCATTGATTTCAACAAGGATGGAAACATTGACTTCAATGAGTTCCTAGAAGCCTTCCGCCTTGTCAAACAGTCCCAGTAG
- the NUP54 gene encoding nucleoporin p54 isoform X2 → MAFNFGATAGAGAANPTARPAGAFGGFGTTTTTAGPAFSFSAPTNTGTSALGSGLFSQPAQTPAQSNQLINTASALSAPTLLGDERDAILAKWNQLQAFWGTGKGYFNNNIAPVEFTQENPFCRFKAVGYSLMPNNKDEDGLVVLVFNRKEIDIRSQQQQLVESLHKVLGGNQTLTVNVEGVKTMPDDQTEVIIYVVERSPNGTSRRVPATTLYAHFEQANIKSSLQQLGVSLSMARTELSPAQVKQLLQNPPAGVDPIIWEQAKVDNPDPDKLIPVPMVGFKELLRRLKVQDQMTKQHQTRLDIISEDISELQKNQTTTMAKIAQYKRKLMALSHRTLQVLIKQEIQRKSGYAIQADEEQLRVQLDTIQCELNAPTQFKGRLNELMSQIRMQNHFGAVRAEERYYIDADLLREIKQHLKQQQEGLSHLISIIKDDLEDIKLIEHGLNESIPIRGGVFS, encoded by the exons CACGTCCTGCTG GTGCGTTTGGAGGATTTGGGACAACTACCACCACTGCAGGACCAGCATTTAGTTTTTCTGCTCCCACCAATACAGGCACCAGCG CATTAGGAAGTGGCTTGTTCAGCCAGCCTGCTCAGACACCTGCCCAGTCGAACCAGCTCATCAATACAGCCAGTGCCCTCTCGGCTCCGACACTCTTAGGAGATGAGAGAGATGCCATTTTGGCTAAATGGAACCAGCTTCAGGCCTTCTGGGGAACGGGCAAAGGGTACTTCAACAATAACATCGCTCCAGTGGAGTTCACGCAGGAAAACCCCTTTTGCAGGTTTAAG GCTGTGGGTTACAGTTTAATGCCCAACAACAAAGATGAAGATGGCCTCGTGGTCTTGgtctttaacagaaaagaaatagatattcgaagccagcagcagcagctcgtAGAATCACTACACAAAGTTCTGGGAGGAAACCAGACCCTCACTGTCAACGTAGAAGGTGTTAAAACGATGCCAGATGACCA GACAGAAGTGATCATTTACGTTGTTGAGCGCTCGCCCAACGGCACTTCGAGGAGAGTTCCCGCAACGACCCTCTACGCCCACTTTGAACAAGCCAACATAAAATcgtccctgcagcagctgggggtCAGCCTCTCCATGGCCAGAACAGAGCTTTCCCCGGCACAAGTCAAACAGCTCCTGCAGAACCCTCCTGCCG gtgttgATCCTATTATATGGGAACAAGCCAAAGTTGATAATCCCGATCCTGACAA GCTTATTCCTGTTCCAATGGTGGGTTTCAAGGAACTGTTGAGAAGATTGAAGGTCCAAGATCAGATGACCAAACAGCATCAAACTCGATTAGAT ATAATATCAGAAGATATCAgtgaactgcagaaaaaccAAACGACAACTATGGCAAAAATTGCACAGTACAAAAGGAAACTGATGGCGCTTTCTCACAGAACATTACAG GTGTTAATAAAGCAGGAGATCCAAAGGAAAAGCGGTTATGCCATTCAAGCAGACGAAGAGCAGCTTCGTGTACAGTTAGATACAATTCAGTGTGAACTTAACGCACCTACGCAGTTCAAG GGCAGACTGAATGAGCTCATGTCCCAAATCAGGATGCAAAACCACTTTGGAGCAGTGCGGGCTGAAGAGCGTTATTACATAGATGCAGACCTCTTAAGGGAAATCAAGCAA catctgaagcagcagcaagaaggcCTGAGTCACCTAATTAGCATTATAAAGGATGACTTGGAGGACATCAAACTTATAGAACATGGGCTGAACGAGAGCATTCCCATCAGAGGAGGAGTCTTCAGTTGA
- the NUP54 gene encoding nucleoporin p54 isoform X1 → MAFNFGATAGAGAANPTARPAGAFGGFGTTTTTAGPAFSFSAPTNTGTSGLFGATQNKGFGFGTSFGTGTGTGLGSGLGTGLGFGGFGTQQQQTTLGSGLFSQPAQTPAQSNQLINTASALSAPTLLGDERDAILAKWNQLQAFWGTGKGYFNNNIAPVEFTQENPFCRFKAVGYSLMPNNKDEDGLVVLVFNRKEIDIRSQQQQLVESLHKVLGGNQTLTVNVEGVKTMPDDQTEVIIYVVERSPNGTSRRVPATTLYAHFEQANIKSSLQQLGVSLSMARTELSPAQVKQLLQNPPAGVDPIIWEQAKVDNPDPDKLIPVPMVGFKELLRRLKVQDQMTKQHQTRLDIISEDISELQKNQTTTMAKIAQYKRKLMALSHRTLQVLIKQEIQRKSGYAIQADEEQLRVQLDTIQCELNAPTQFKGRLNELMSQIRMQNHFGAVRAEERYYIDADLLREIKQHLKQQQEGLSHLISIIKDDLEDIKLIEHGLNESIPIRGGVFS, encoded by the exons CACGTCCTGCTG GTGCGTTTGGAGGATTTGGGACAACTACCACCACTGCAGGACCAGCATTTAGTTTTTCTGCTCCCACCAATACAGGCACCAGCG GACTCTTTGGTGCTACCCAGAACAAAGGCTTTGGATTTGGTACGAGTTTTGGCACAGGAACTGGAACTGGCTTGGGTAGTGGGTTGGGAACTGGGCTAGGCTTTGGAGGCTTCGGTACCCAGCAGCAACAGACCA CATTAGGAAGTGGCTTGTTCAGCCAGCCTGCTCAGACACCTGCCCAGTCGAACCAGCTCATCAATACAGCCAGTGCCCTCTCGGCTCCGACACTCTTAGGAGATGAGAGAGATGCCATTTTGGCTAAATGGAACCAGCTTCAGGCCTTCTGGGGAACGGGCAAAGGGTACTTCAACAATAACATCGCTCCAGTGGAGTTCACGCAGGAAAACCCCTTTTGCAGGTTTAAG GCTGTGGGTTACAGTTTAATGCCCAACAACAAAGATGAAGATGGCCTCGTGGTCTTGgtctttaacagaaaagaaatagatattcgaagccagcagcagcagctcgtAGAATCACTACACAAAGTTCTGGGAGGAAACCAGACCCTCACTGTCAACGTAGAAGGTGTTAAAACGATGCCAGATGACCA GACAGAAGTGATCATTTACGTTGTTGAGCGCTCGCCCAACGGCACTTCGAGGAGAGTTCCCGCAACGACCCTCTACGCCCACTTTGAACAAGCCAACATAAAATcgtccctgcagcagctgggggtCAGCCTCTCCATGGCCAGAACAGAGCTTTCCCCGGCACAAGTCAAACAGCTCCTGCAGAACCCTCCTGCCG gtgttgATCCTATTATATGGGAACAAGCCAAAGTTGATAATCCCGATCCTGACAA GCTTATTCCTGTTCCAATGGTGGGTTTCAAGGAACTGTTGAGAAGATTGAAGGTCCAAGATCAGATGACCAAACAGCATCAAACTCGATTAGAT ATAATATCAGAAGATATCAgtgaactgcagaaaaaccAAACGACAACTATGGCAAAAATTGCACAGTACAAAAGGAAACTGATGGCGCTTTCTCACAGAACATTACAG GTGTTAATAAAGCAGGAGATCCAAAGGAAAAGCGGTTATGCCATTCAAGCAGACGAAGAGCAGCTTCGTGTACAGTTAGATACAATTCAGTGTGAACTTAACGCACCTACGCAGTTCAAG GGCAGACTGAATGAGCTCATGTCCCAAATCAGGATGCAAAACCACTTTGGAGCAGTGCGGGCTGAAGAGCGTTATTACATAGATGCAGACCTCTTAAGGGAAATCAAGCAA catctgaagcagcagcaagaaggcCTGAGTCACCTAATTAGCATTATAAAGGATGACTTGGAGGACATCAAACTTATAGAACATGGGCTGAACGAGAGCATTCCCATCAGAGGAGGAGTCTTCAGTTGA